From the Prunus dulcis chromosome 4, ALMONDv2, whole genome shotgun sequence genome, one window contains:
- the LOC117626626 gene encoding NAC domain-containing protein 71-like, translating into MAPCESVVNLPVGFKFRPRDDQLLGYYLLNKVRGTSFMYDNVIPEMDLYGKIEPWDIWHEYGGHNLAKSEDLYFFTKLKSLSDKDSRVARTIGSGTWKGENSGTTVSDPMNEENDLGIWKRFHYENPKSVQDGCWIMHEYSLHPSLVKPKPNSTDQFVLCRIRKNDKGKRKLITAEEDNETDKPVQSQNKRQRPQQVTSFEEFIGNCTPMSEATGIDGSVSYLPTGLTQSQPDSSFATVVSSQARENYTDDVSQFHGGSDGDALMSDFSHLDTAPPFTEQALGSVCNQERASDVYETQQGLGLIDNNIGHWPNPFGSEEDQVNVLDFWMDYDLLNHLIDYDDDNDGPQQSSTAQFMGMGMENTSTASSEANMVIID; encoded by the coding sequence ATGGCACCTTGTGAGTCTGTTGTTAATCTTCCAGTTGGTTTTAAATTTCGTCCGAGAGATGATCAACTATTgggatattatcttcttaacaAGGTTCGTGGCACATCCTTTATGTATGACAATGTTATTCCAGAAATGGATCTTTATGGTAAGATAGAGCCATGGGATATATGGCATGAATATGGTGGACACAACTTAGCCAAAAGTGAAGACCTttatttcttcaccaaattgAAGAGCCTGAGTGACAAGGACTCCCGCGTGGCTCGCACGATAGGGTCCGGGACATGGAAAGGTGAGAACTCAGGGACCACAGTCAGTGATCCGATGAATGAGGAGAACGATTTAGGTATATGGAAAAGGTTTCATTATGAAAACCCTAAATCTGTTCAAGACGGTTGCTGGATTATGCACGAGTACAGCCTTCACCCTTCATTGGTGAAGCCCAAACCAAACTCAACCGATCAGTTTGTGCTGTGCCGGATTCGAAAGAATGACAAGGGGAAGAGAAAGTTGATAACTGCAGAAGAGGATAATGAAACTGACAAACCAGTACAATCTCAAAATAAGAGGCAAAGGCCGCAACAAGTGACTAGCTTTGAGGAATTTATTGGTAATTGCACTCCCATGTCTGAGGCTACTGGAATTGATGGGAGTGTTTCATACTTGCCAACTGGACTCACTCAATCTCAGCCGGACAGCTCTTTTGCAACTGTGGTCTCTTCCCAAGCTAGGGAAAACTATACTGATGACGTCAGCCAATTTCATGGTGGCAGTGATGGCGATGCCCTAATGAGCGATTTCTCACATTTGGACACCGCACCACCATTCACGGAACAAGCCTTGGGATCAGTTTGTAACCAAGAGAGGGCGTCAGATGTTTATGAGACTCAACAAGGCCTGGGCCTCATTGACAATAATATTGGACATTGGCCTAATCCATTTGGTAGTGAAGAAGACCAAGTCAATGTGCTCGACTTCTGGATGGATTATGATTTACTCAACCACTTGATCGActatgatgatgataatgatggTCCGCAGCAATCTTCCACAGCACAGTTTATGGGAATGGGAATGGAGAACACTTCTACAGCAAGTAGTGAAGCTAATATGGTCATCATAGATTGA